Below is a window of Penaeus vannamei isolate JL-2024 chromosome 34, ASM4276789v1, whole genome shotgun sequence DNA.
TTCTAAGAGAAGGCACATCTTGCTAAAAGGCCGGATATATTCTCCACTGACAGTTTTCAGTTTAGCACTGCGCACATGTCCATCACTATCACACATTACCTCTATCACTCGAGCAAGAGGCCTCTCATCCAAGGCTAAAACTGTCTCCTTTCTTGACATCACGCCGTTTAATGTTCCACTTTTGGCGCTCTTGGAGGAGAGGTAGATACTCTTTAGACCACCTCTTCCAAAAGAGGTCAGCCAAGTATTGCACCTGCTTCCAGCGCCGACGAGCATACAGATTTTTGTTATCGGTATTCATGACTGGACCAGGTGAACCCTTCAAGTTCAGCTGCATGCTCAGAGTCAGTGGTTGCAAGTAATCAGGGTCGTCTGTAACTCTGGTCAAGGGTCTGCCGTTAATGATGGCTTCAACTTCGCAGAACAGAGTGTGAAGACTATCATCAGTTAGTGTCTGTTGATAGCAAATACCACTCAAAACACGCCTGATAGAGCGAATCTGACGTTCCCAGACTCCACCGAAATGTGAAGCATGTGGTGGATTGAAGCACCATGAGATGC
It encodes the following:
- the LOC138859220 gene encoding uncharacterized protein, whose translation is MTQEMADLPEDRIIPGQPPFTHTGTDCFGPFLVRKGRSNLKRYGIVFTCLTSRAVHIEVMDSVETDSFINALRQFTARRGPVKSIRSDNGTNLVGAEKVLRQELQLLDQTAICDTMSTRGISWCFNPPHASHFGGVWERQIRSIRRVLSGICYQQTLTDDSLHTLFCEVEAIINGRPLTRVTDDPDYLQPLTLSMQLNLKGSPGPVMNTDNKNLGGLKSIYLSSKSAKSGTLNGVMSRKETVLALDERPLARVIEVMCDSDGHVRSAKLKTVSGEYIRPFSKMCLLLENEINTEN